One part of the Glycine max cultivar Williams 82 chromosome 14, Glycine_max_v4.0, whole genome shotgun sequence genome encodes these proteins:
- the LOC100776778 gene encoding wall-associated receptor kinase 5: protein MVIVGAAAGFVILFVGTAMPYLIYQKRKLVKLKEKFFQQNGGLILLQKLSTSEKSSRFMQIFTEEELKKATRDFDESSIVGKGGFGTVFKGFLEDNRTVAIKKSKIVDDNQKEQFINEVIVLSQINHRNVVRLLGCCLETKVPLLVYEFVNNGTLFDLIHTERTVNGATWKTRVRIAAEAAGALSYLHSEASIPIIHRDVKTANILLDNTYTAKVSDFGASILIPLDQTALSTFVQGTFGYLDPEYVQTGQLTEKSDVYSFGAVLIELLTGEKPYSFGKPGEKKNLANHFLSSLKEDRLVDVLQVGILNEENEKEIKKVAFLAAKCLRLKGEERPSMKEVAIELQKHHLINTDPNQKENEYQLVHEAPSNIYESGDSNSHQGLGSIGDQVLAAMNDGR from the exons ATGGTTATCGTTG GAGCCGCAGCTGGATTTGTTATTCTATTCGTGGGGACTGCTATGCCGTACTTAATATACCAAAAAAGGAAGCTCGTCAAACTAAAAGAGAAATTCTTTCAGCAAAATGGTGGTTTGATTTTGTTACAGAAACTCTCTACATCGGAAAAGTCCTCCCGTTTTATGCAAATTTTCACAGAAGAAGAACTAAAGAAGGCCACCCGCGATTTTGATGAGAGTTCAATCGTTGGCAAAGGAGGTTTTGGTACAGTTTTCAAAGGATTTCTAGAAGATAACAGAACTGTAGCTATCAAGAAATCCAAAATAGTTGATGACAACCAAAAGGAACAATTCATTAATGAGGTGATTGTTCTATCCCAAATCAACCATAGGAATGTGGTCAGACTCTTGGGATGTTGTTTAGAGACAAAAGTTCCTTTATTGGTATATGAATTTGTTAACAATGGCACCCTTTTTGATTTGATACACACTGAAAGAACCGTGAATGGTGCAACTTGGAAAACACGTGTAAGGATAGCAGCAGAGGCCGCTGGAGCTCTATCATATCTGCACTCAGAAGCCTCAATTCCCATTATCCACAGAGATGTGAAGACTGCTAACATCCTCTTGGATAACACTTACACTGCCAAAGTGTCGGATTTTGGAGCTTCAATATTGATTCCACTTGATCAAACTGCATTATCCACATTTGTGCAAGGAACTTTTGGCTATTTAGACCCAGAGTACGTGCAAACAGGCCAACTAACGGAGAAAAGTGATGTGTACAGCTTTGGGGCAGTGCTTATAGAGCTGTTAACAGGGGAGAAACCTTATTCCTTTGGCAAGcctggagagaaaaaaaatctagccaacCACTTTCTATCTAGCTTGAAAGAGGATCGCCTAGTTGATGTTCTACAAGTTGGAATtttgaatgaagaaaatgaaaaggagaTTAAGAAGGTAGCTTTTCTTGCTGCAAAGTGCTTGAGACTTAAAGGGGAAGAAAGGCCTAGCATGAAGGAAGTTGCAATAGAGTTGCAGAAGCATCACTTGATTAATACAGACCCAAATCAAAAGGAGAATGAATACCAGCTGGTTCATGAGGCACCATCTAACATTTATGAGTCCGGTGATAGCAACAGCCATCAAGGGCTTGGCAGCATTGGGGATCAAGTACTAGCTGCTATGAATGATGGAAGATGA